Genomic DNA from Solanum pennellii chromosome 3, SPENNV200:
TGCAAAATAGTGCAAATAATAGTTTGTAAAACACAAAAAAAGGGACTGAATATACAAGTATCCTTCTCCTCAGCATATGATGCAAATATTGATAGCAAGATGATGGACAGTTTGGGAGTGAAACGCTATGTGCTTTTTAGATAAAGgaaaatttattaagaaaatcgAGATGAACTGTatgtttttgtttcatttttggtGCAAGGAGAATTTTGTAAATGATGCTGAAGCAGTGAAAGAACTCGTTCAATCCCCTTAAGAATAGGAACGGATATTCTGATGGTATCTCGTAAATATTTTGGCAGCACCTCCTTGGTGCCATATTATTAATGCACTTGCCATGTCTCAAaacaacaaccaaaaaaaaaggaatggtTCCATTTAATCACATTGTAACAGAAGCACAGAACAGTGTCCAGTCATGTTTGAGGATCAAATTGATTTGATCCATCTCTATCAATACCCAATCTCACATACCTGCTGAGTCCTATCACCATGAATAGCAGTTGCAGGAAATCCATTAATACACAACCAATGCTCCAATGCATCAGCACCCTTCTTTGTTTCAACAAATACCAAAGTTAGAGAATGCTGCAGAAAACATTATAATGCAGTTAATAAGGCTGCCAGTTGATTTAACAAAAGCTTAAGACACCACATTGTACTTTATCATGTATAAACTTTATAGGCCTAATGCAACAAATCATTGTTACACAAAGCAGCAAATGGGGAGGATGCAGTCATGTTGTTCTGAAGAATTTTAAGAGGAAAGCCAGTCAACTAAAATGAGAAGTCAGGCAGAATGAAAATCTAAGCAGCCTACAATCTAGGAAATTCAGCATTCATATCTATATATAGCAGgtaaataaacaaacaaaaccaATCATGGACAGAATGAGCAGGTAATAGTGATCAGGCAAGAGAAGATTTAAGCTAGTGACTTTATAGACCAAAACAAGTAGCTAGCGAACATTCTTGATTCTTTGCTAAGTTCCTGGAAGTAGAAGCCCGGATTTCTTCCCCACTCAGTCAAGCTGCTCCAAGTGCCTTAAACGGACTAAAGTAGTTGAGAATAATTTATATAGCAAGAGAGAGCCAAGAGTCATATGCTACCTTGCCATGAACCCCATTAGCCATCTGTGCATGAAGTAGATCCATAAGATGGCTTCTCTTGTCAACATCATGCACAAACTCAACTCGCTGAACAATCAAATCAGTACTAGAACCAACCCGCCCAACTGCCAAAAATATGTAGTTTGCAAGAAAATCAGATGCCAGTCTCTGCATTCccaaaaaacaaatgaaaaaagaaaaagggttagAGATCATATACAAAACAAGACTACAAATGCTCAGAAGATTTTACTAACAACCAACTCAGAAATCTGCAAGGCGAATTTGCCAGCATTGCAAGAAGACAGGTGCTGTCATGTAACAAGAAGAAATATTTGGATTCCGCAAGGAAgttttttttgggggtgggggtgggggtgggagGCGGCACtggagaaagaaaaagaaaaaaatggattgTTTAGTACAAGCTCAAACCATGGTTAAGATGATGTGGAATTCCAATAGAAAGTGTCAGTAAGTAGCAGAATACTAATAATAACAACACCGAATTGAAAACACCCCTactgaataaaagaaaacctgAATCTCTTTCGGGAATGTGGCACTGAAAAGCATAGTCTGTCTTTCACCAGGTGGAGGCATATCCATTTGCTGCACTATCCTTCTGATTTGAGGTTCGAATCCCATGTCCAGCATACGATCTGCCTCATCGAGAGCTAAATATCTAATCATCTGTAATGAAACTTTTGCTCTCTCAAGTAAATCGACCAGTCTTCCAGGAGTTGCCACAAGAATATCAACACCTCTCTCAAGCTCTCGGAGCTGCAGATATGTGACGAACAATTGTTCAAACAATAATGCAAGAAACACGTCATTTTTTTCCTTGAAGAAAGAAATGTTTATTGATATAGAGGGGTCGAAAATATCTAAGACATGTAGTAAGATGTGAAAAATCTACAGAAAACACCACTGACAAGCAACCTAAAACCATTAGCCCTTATTACACCACTGATTTGACAAAACTTGAACACTTGTTTGTCAAAATAAGGTATTTTCAAAGAGAAAGTATAGAGATGGAAAGTAAAAGCCCTCCGCGGCTTTGACATAGTttggtatttaagtggagaaagGTAGAGAGCCAGACCCATAAACTACCAAGTTTGGCAcctagcatatatatatatatatatatatatatatatatatatatgtatatatatatatgtgtgtatatatatatatatatatatatatataNNNNNNNNNNNNNNNNNNNNNNNNNNNNNNNNNNNNNNNNNNNNNNNNNNNNNNNNNNNNNNNNNNNNNNNNNNNNNNNNNNNNNNNNNNNNNNNNNNNNNNNNNNNNNNNNNNNNNNNNNNNNNNNNNNNNNNNNNNNNNNNNNNNNNNNNNNNNNNNNNNNNNNNNNNNNNNNNNNNNNNNNNNNNNNNNNNNNNNNNNNNNNNNNNNNNNNNNNNNNNNNNNNNNNNNNNNNNNNNNNNacatatatatatatatatacacatgtatacatgtatatacatgtatacatgtgtatatatatatatatatgtatatatgtatatgtatacatatgGGTCAAAGAAAGAATCAATATTCTAGTTACAGAAAAATATTAGGGTCCTTTGGTAGGGTGTATAAGAATAATGCTAAATGAAGTGTATTAGTAATGTTTGTTTTAGTTGTACTTGCATTAATTATGGAGAGACAATTTCTTATGCATTGTTCGGTTTGGAATATTAAGAATAGCATGAATTGCttaattatctttaaaaaattttaacaaaGATTCCCTCCACAAATATGGTGGAAGAGATGAAAAAAGGTTTTGAGGGGCAAATGGATCTTTAGTCATGCTAATCCATGCATTAAAACTCATTACACTAATACCATTGACTTCcatgtattagtaatacacacCTCAATACACAATAGGAAGTGTGCCAAACAAGATACTACTAATATACAAAGTTGATACACGCATGATTTCTtctaatacactctaccaaacgccCCCTTAGTCTGCTATTAATAGCAAACACTATATGGTCAAACCCATAGACAATTACAAACTCTAGCTCCTTagggtcgtttggtacaaagattAATAATGGGGGGACTAGTAATACTAGGATTAGTCGAGTTTATTTTCAACAAGTGTTTGTTTCATTGTTTCCCACCTAATCTTGTGTTTGGATTAAAACTTTATGAAAAGCTTCTTCCAATTATACCCttgaattattatgtaattgAGTCAATGTAAATAATTGTtggacaatattattttttatggccTTCTAACTAGCTATGAGAAGAAATTTGTTGTCATGTTTGCCttttttttcacttaatttattggaggataaataattgtcatcttagTAAATTGATCACGTACAAActatcaattttcaatttttaaaaaaatataaactatcaacttttaaaattgaaaagacagtaaaaactagtaaaattgaataaaccatCAACATTTACACATACAAAAATGCAAATTGTAATTTTTGTATGTgtgcaaattttataaattgttcaaaatacaaataattagaaaGACAAATATATGACCACATGACGCTTGTGAtcttaattaaatgtataatttattgatatatatatatatcaacaaattATACATTCAATTAAGATCACAAGCATCATGTGGTcatatatttgtctttttaattagttaatgtTGAACAACTCacataacaaatatattaatttgtattGATTTATTTAGTAACAAACAACTCTCCCTGAATAActtgtaagctaatttatttaaataaatttactagtaaaaatataaaacataaatcaagaaaacaaacaaaataattaaggaTTTATGTCTTTACATAGACTTATCCCATGGGCCATGGTATTATACCTCATGTGTTACTAATACctccaaatggaaggtattagtaatacatcctATAATATCATTTAGGAGTTATAACTAAGCCATGGATTAGATTTACATAGGCCCAAATTCCTACCAAGCATAGTACTAAATAATATCATACATAATACATAGACTATTTGTTTTAATGCGGTCTACCAAACGACACCTTAGTGTGCTATTAACATAAAAATCTATCTGGTAAAACCCTTAAGACAATTTACAAACACTGGCATCTAATACAGTTCTACTTTCCTGCtaaagaaaatcataaattaaactaCATTCATAAATAACGGAAGTAAAAGCATCAATCTCGCTAAACTATCTACAACCTTGGTGCATCTTTTATATCTGCTTAAAAATCTATATAGAAACAAGAAATCTTTCTCCTCTACCCAAAAGTTGTTCTTATATTCCTTTTTTTGGTTGTCCAGAAACCTCCCACAGATCAAACAAGAAGATAAGAAAGTTTTTATTGTTCAACCTTTGGCTCATCGGCATTAAATCAGACATCTCTAATGGATTGACCATTGACTGGGCATAAAAACTAACACTGATCTAATTTTACAAACAAATGCATCTActtaaaaatgacttttctttTGCCCATCTGACTAAGTACCACTTATTTTGAGTTTTAACTGccaacaaagaaaaaaacaagataAATAACCAGACAATCAGATCGACCTGCAAGTTATACTTCATTACCTTACATTTTAAACCCAGTTCAACATGCACAACAACAGAGCATATGTAAAAAAATCATACACCTACGAACAAGTTCTCATCTACACTTAGTTGTGACTTGtgcggactcttcacttttgatgccACACCAGTGTCGAATTCACCGAAAATACAgctgacatttttgaagagtccaagcAACACAGCTGATTTAAATGATATACAGGCGTATACCTACTTCCCCTCTTTAAAATTACAGAGGAAAGGTTTCATCACCAATAATGAAGCAGGCATGAATGAGGTTGCATATTGtaacattaaaacattttttccTGTTCAACATTAGATGTGTCTCATGTGGTCTCTCTCTGTGCATTTTGTAAGAGACGGAAATTAGACTTGTAGTAACCTGAATGGTGCACTTAAGAGTCAACTAATATGCTATTTTTGTGTCCAACAAATGTATGACATTATCTTTAGCAATGTTGTTAAGAACACATGGTAAGAAAGCTTGTTGAACTCTGTATTTCTTGTGCTTCAAGCTATAATAATAGGAGCAACTGCTTCTGCATTCATTATGTGCATTTTTCGGGACATTCAAGGATGCATGTTGTTTATGTCTCATAAGAAGCACAGCTACTaagcaaaaaaaatagaaaccaacCTCCACTCAACAAAAAATTACCTACCCATCCAGCATCACATGCAAAGAACTAATGTTGTATGACCTTGATCTATATTTGTTTTCCTTCACAAATTGGGGCAGAGAGAGAGACCGTAAAATGGTACCTGCTGATTAATCGGGGCTCCACCATAGGCCACTACCACTCTTACACCAGTCTGATAAGAGAACTTTTTAGCTTCCTCGTGTATCTACATGTAAAGTGCAGCATAAAATTAGAATTAACAAACTTGAAGGTTTATAAGGATGGAAAAGGTAAAGGGGTCAAGTGGCATTTCACAAATCTTCTATAGTACCAAACCTACCTGCATTGAGAGCTCTCTTGTTGGTGAGAGAATAAGAGCAAGGGGAAAAACTGTCCGCGACCCATGAGGCCGTTGCGGAAAATTCCCCCTCATGATTCCACTAATAATTGGGAAACAAAAGGCAGCTGTCTTGCCTGATCCAGTCTGGGCACAGGCCATGAGATCTCGTCCTGCTAAGGAGATGGGAATTGCATATCGCTGGACAGGAGTTGGCTTTACATATTTGCACCTCCTAATATTCAAGTTAACGGCCTCCCCTAAATCTATCTCTGCAAATGTATTAACAGGAGGTGGCACATTTTCTCCACTTGTTTCCACTGGAATATCCTCATAAGCATCAAAATTTATACCAGTATTCTCTTGATCAAACGATTGCTCCAAGTCCACATCTGCATCATTACCAAACGGGTTAACTTCCCGCTCTCTACCCCAACCACCTCCTCTGCCACCCCAACCACCTCCTCTTCCACCACCACCATACCCCCCTTGGCGTCCGTAATCTGGCCTAGAACCACCCCATCGAGGCCCACTAGTTGGTCCATTAAACCCTGAGCGGTCATTACCCGAAGGTGGGCCACCGTGCGATGGAGCTAGAGGTTCCGCTGTCATTGGTCTGTTGCGAAGATGCGGTGGGACATAAGATGATCTCCTCTTAGAAGCAGAAGCTCCGCTGGCGCCACTAGGCCCACCATTATCAGTAGCTACATTCTCAACAGAATCTGCCCATGAGTTCCTCATTATCAAAAAAAGTTCTTAGTTCAAAATCGTAATCAGCAAAAACCAgaaatcttcttcttcaaaacacTCTACTTAGATCTGTTTAGAATAGATTCAGCAGTCCAAAACCTGCCATACAAAAATAAGACACTACAAAATATGAATAACACTAGTACATAAAACACAAAGAATAGTTCTAAACAGTTGCAAATATTATCCTTAAACCAGCTGCTGATTTCCCCCCAAATTTTGCACATAACCATAATAAACTAACAGatgaaaatcagaaacaaaTCAGCAAATAGTGAGGGAAGCACTCAAAGAAAACTAAGTGCAGATACAAAAAGTAAACATATAACGCAGATCAAATCaagaaagaggaagaaaaagCAAACCTTTAGAGAGAGAATGGAGAAACCCTAGCGCGCGCTGACaaagaaggaagaagaatataagaaaaaattcgGACAGAGAAACTAAAAAATCGGAAAGAAGATGCTTTAGATTTGAGATTGACGGCTTATAATAACTTTCAAAGAAATTAAGGAGACCTTATAATCTTTACGTCTTACCCCTTTCAACTACCCTTGTGCTTCTGGGATTCTTTTCTTTTGCATCTTTTctatcttcatttttatttatcacattaattagggcccgtttggccataagattttccaaaataatatttgaaaaaaatttggcaaataatgtttgtccatacaatttgtcattatttggcaAGTATcccaaattcccaaatactagttttttctagtatttgggtcaaatctcattatttggcatcttttgaaaattaaatttttaccccaaacttttatcttttacaaaaataccctCTATGGTAGTTGCTTGCGTtgtattacatatttttttacgTGGAaccaaaatagtgatgaaatatttactGAATATTAAGTAATGAtttgattgttgatgaaaatgatgaaaaattggcTCAAGGTAACAAAGTCATGCACTTTGTATACTTCACGATGTATGTAATGTTgtttgttgcactcactccaaattaTCACATTGCTCTAGTATCATGGATACTATTTGTTATTGGCGTTCCGAACATCCAagtgacttgtaatacaaacctatatttagttttgatagttctaaaacttatgggtataaatcatatttttctaaaaaggtgaaatatattttccaaatccTATGGCaaaacacatggtgaaatttcactcaaattttcactcaattaatatttgccaagaatatttaGAAATCTATAGCCAAACGCTAGCTTAATATTTAgtattagattttaaaaataatagaaaatatatttatttatttttaatatgttaaaatttacaatctttttTTCAAATAGTCAAACGATAAAAGTGAACACAtggtattttatgaaatttttgtttgatCATAAAATGTGCAagtgtttttttattattaatttttttagcgGGGACTTGGCAAAAAGTTTTAGGTCAGACGATCAATCATTTTAGTAATAGAtacttttggaaaaaatttccAAATCGGCAGCGCTGAAAACCTAGAGAATGAAGCTTTCTTTGTTGATCTTGCCGTGGATGGGGCCATTGGTCAACCAACCTCCTTGGCTGACCAACATAATCTTGCTCAATTCTTTTCACGACCCGAAAGCACACCCTAGAAAATATGACACTCTCGGATTGCAACACAGCGTACTTGacttctcggaggtcttgtacaagccctttgacatcatttattgcatacatgtatgaaaagtagtgctgaattaaaacttttcacacgaaatagtACTTCAATATATCTTTCATAGAAAACATAAGGAATAAGGCTAAGTCGCAATGTCAccatcttagacacacgaatatcttaggacacgacccatacaatcgaaatatagaaatattaagtCTTATTACAATGTCTTAACAAAAGAAGACTAAACATAATGATGTCCTCGGATCTAGTGAGTAGATACCAAACTCTTGCTTGAATGAAAGGCTAAGATCCAAGCTTCGCTTCTCGTACTCCTCTCAAAtgtcacctacacctttagatatagacaaaatatatggaattagtacattagaatgtactaagtatgacataatgcataaaatcatgataaaaggacatttctataaaacatgctctttttgagtaaaacattataaaacaaGTATAAGGAACCACACATAACATCAAGAACacttcaaaacacataaacatgagaccatcctaccaaaggtgattctaaggctcacttgagtgagttatgaagcgaccgtccatacaatcccttcacgcaaaccaaagtgatcctttagattacctaagataagattattctcatttcatgcatttaactccctacctagaattactattggactcacctaagtaagacatgaaaaaaacgaccatacaccctctccaagcctacctaagcaatccttaaagctactctagataagtactttttcattaacatatttttaactCAAGTCATTATGATCATTAagtcatttaggagacattctaCACTTAAGGACATTCACAcgatggtcttggagaagacctagggaactcataCATCAACATCTACGaagcctaatcgtgcaatgtctagatagcgtctcattccactacctaaacttcatagaacttatccaacactagcatgtatcccacatgatgagaatatacaataaccaacatagaccatactagcccaggcatggaatccgaagtCAACCCAACTCCgataagggtgttctacttgccgattgtagaactaggacataacccatgtaggcacatggttaaggaatatgaagggtttctttgtaatctagtctcataaTACAACCAGAGTCACTCCCCAATCATACTCACTCAattctagcctttgttctcatagagtaattcagtAAAGGAGCATATAAAGAGGtaccatatcttgttcataacaaaatcataata
This window encodes:
- the LOC107014622 gene encoding DEAD-box ATP-dependent RNA helicase 37-like isoform X1 — encoded protein: MRNSWADSVENVATDNGGPSGASGASASKRRSSYVPPHLRNRPMTAEPLAPSHGGPPSGNDRSGFNGPTSGPRWGGSRPDYGRQGGYGGGGRGGGWGGRGGGWGREREVNPFGNDADVDLEQSFDQENTGINFDAYEDIPVETSGENVPPPVNTFAEIDLGEAVNLNIRRCKYVKPTPVQRYAIPISLAGRDLMACAQTGSGKTAAFCFPIISGIMRGNFPQRPHGSRTVFPLALILSPTRELSMQIHEEAKKFSYQTGVRVVVAYGGAPINQQLRELERGVDILVATPGRLVDLLERAKVSLQMIRYLALDEADRMLDMGFEPQIRRIVQQMDMPPPGERQTMLFSATFPKEIQRLASDFLANYIFLAVGRVGSSTDLIVQRVEFVHDVDKRSHLMDLLHAQMANGVHGKHSLTLVFVETKKGADALEHWLCINGFPATAIHGDRTQQEREQALRTFKRGDTPILVATDVAARGLDIPHVSHVINFDLPNDIDDYVHRIGRTGRAGKTGLATAFFNDGNLSMAKPLADLMQEANQDVPEWLTRYASRSSFGGGRNRRAGGGRFGGRDFRRDSSYNRSGGGGGMNYYDGGNSSGGYGNYSGGYGPGVTSAWD
- the LOC107014622 gene encoding DEAD-box ATP-dependent RNA helicase 37-like isoform X2, translating into MRNSWADSVENVATDNGGPSGASGASASKRRSSYVPPHLRNRPMTAEPLAPSHGGPPSGNDRSGFNGPTSGPRWGGSRPDYGRQGGYGGGGRGGGWGGRGGGWGREREVNPFGNDADVDLEQSFDQENTGINFDAYEDIPVETSGENVPPPVNTFAEIDLGEAVNLNIRRCKYVKPTPVQRYAIPISLAGRDLMACAQTGSGKTAAFCFPIISGIMRGNFPQRPHGSRTVFPLALILSPTRELSMQIHEEAKKFSYQTGVRVVVAYGGAPINQQLRELERGVDILVATPGRLVDLLERAKVSLQMIRYLALDEADRMLDMGFEPQIRRIVQQMDMPPPGERQTMLFSATFPKEIQRLASDFLANYIFLAVGRVGSSTDLIVQRVEFVHDVDKRSHLMDLLHAQMANGVHGKGADALEHWLCINGFPATAIHGDRTQQEREQALRTFKRGDTPILVATDVAARGLDIPHVSHVINFDLPNDIDDYVHRIGRTGRAGKTGLATAFFNDGNLSMAKPLADLMQEANQDVPEWLTRYASRSSFGGGRNRRAGGGRFGGRDFRRDSSYNRSGGGGGMNYYDGGNSSGGYGNYSGGYGPGVTSAWD